From one Oncorhynchus clarkii lewisi isolate Uvic-CL-2024 chromosome 6, UVic_Ocla_1.0, whole genome shotgun sequence genomic stretch:
- the LOC139411501 gene encoding uncharacterized protein, giving the protein MAPRKRSVVWSFFRAVDEKKVTCLLCLETVLHCGHTTNMLRHLRSKHLNEYSSAAASKDRRSVAADDNSQPMMMNSEDYCDVEVALEEQPPEQAASVSDADIASAINGILKAAEDHAVVRDTGAVIVGQVSAGATPSGRKWSSVWTHYERLGEQNRALCLICNEKIQHQSSTSNLLRHLSKRHPEAFARLEGHIKKQKTSDVQKTLRRDGDPGPKHTNLSRRIGGVALKQSPGKFPDAFDVMGACEGEVRVLERERELTEALRRAQQQEARALEQQRELLETLRRANTREASAEKVALETLRRSQEQEARSLQREREDLQRERVELQMEKERMQREREELECLRRDSGQESSPVQTLDRTTGLFQGGVVQEQEVTMREEVLG; this is encoded by the exons ATGGCGCCTAGAAAGCGAAGTGTCGTTTGGTCTTTTTTCAGAGCCGTAGATGAGAAGAAAGTGACTTGTCTGCTGTGTTTGGAGACCGTCCTTCATTGCGGCCACACCACGAACATGCTAAGGCATTTGCGTAGCAAACACCTGAACGAGTATAGTAGCGCGGCAGCATCAAAAGATAGGCGGTCTGTGGCGGCGGACGACAACAGTCAACCAATGATGATGAACAGTGAAGACTATTGTGATG TGGAGGTAGCGCTAGAGGAGCAGCCCCCAGAGCAGGCAGCCTCGGTGAGTGACGCAGACATCGCAAGTGCCATCAACGGCATCCTGAAGGCAGCAGAGGATCACGCTGTGGTCAGAGACACCGGGGCTGTGATTGTGGGCCAGGTCAGTGCAGGGGCCACACCATCTGGCCGGAAGTGGAGCTCTGTGTGGACGCACTACGAGCGGTTGGGGGAGCAGAACCGCGCGCTTTGTCTGATCTGCAATGAGAAGATCCAGCACCAGAGCAGCACCAGCAACCTGCTGCGCCACCTCTCCAAGAGACATCCAGAGGCCTTTGCTCGCCTGGAGGGCCACATCAAGAAACAGAAGACCAGCGACGTCCAGAAAACATTGCGTAGAGACGGCGACCCAGGCCCAAAACACACCAACCTGTCAAGGAGAATTGGAGGGGTAGCACTGAAACAAAGCCCAGGGAAATTTCCAG ATGCATTTGATGTAATGGGAGCATGTGAGGGGGAGGTGCGTGTGTTGGAGCGGGAGCGTGAGCTGACGGAGGCCTTGAGGAGGGCTCAGCAGCAGGAGGCACGGGCGCTGGAGCAGCAGAGGGAGCTCCTGGAGACACTACGTCGGGCCAACACCAGAGAGGCATCTGCAGAGAAGGTGGCCCTAGAGACCCTGAGGAGAAGCCAGGAGCAGGAGGCCCGCTCcctgcagagggagagggaagacctGCAGAGAGAGCGAGTGGAGTTGCAGATGGAGAAGGAAAGGATgcaaagggagagggaggagctgGAGTGCTTAAGAAGGGACTCTGGGCAAGAGAGCAGTCCGGTGCAGACATTGGACCGAACCACTGGGTTGTTCCAGGGGGGCGTGGTACAGGAACAGGAGGTGACTATGAGGGAAGAGGTTCTTGGTTAG